A part of Drosophila bipectinata strain 14024-0381.07 chromosome 3L, DbipHiC1v2, whole genome shotgun sequence genomic DNA contains:
- the LOC108132793 gene encoding uncharacterized protein isoform X2 has protein sequence MRPNMAKCECHLLVIWLLGLALSLEDDNTYPVTWKCLYKEYPVDVEKIKGGWWVYACNPFKSRQCYFKEHLYWTRITMTDYAKYAVELHCSLPWMRQRMMIYTRMKEPSNETLAVVETYLKTVQLTFENFTIRNKPKNCYKDQVKKLQRWHIPKYMSQDFHPHYIKPLVVNENI, from the exons ATGCGTCCTAACATGGCCAAATGCGAATGTCATTTGCTCGTCATCTGGCTTTTAGGGCTAGCATTGTCCCTTGAGGACGACAACACATATCCTGTGACATGGAAGTGCTTGTACAAAGAGTATCCagtggatgttgaaaag ATAAAGGGAGGCTGGTGGGTTTACGCTTGCAATCCGTTTAAATCAAGGCAGTGTTACTTTAAAGAGC ATCTCTATTGGACACGAATCACCATGACAGACTATGCCAAATATGCCGTGGAACTGCACTGCTCTTTGCCCTGGATGCGTCAACGCATGATGATCTATACTAGGATGAAGGAACCCTCCAATGAGACCTTGGCAGTTGTAGAGACCTACCTGAAAACCGTCCAACTGACTTTCGAAAACTTTACCATCagaaataaaccaaaaaactgCTATAAGGATCAGGTTAAGAAATTGCAGCGCTGGCACATCCCCAAGTACATGTCGCAGGACTTCCATCCGCATTATATCAAGCCCCTGGTGGTGAACGAAAATATCTGA
- the LOC108132792 gene encoding glycerophosphocholine phosphodiesterase GPCPD1: MYRSCVVLNVLKSISILWWLLVLQLLPPCGSFFNESSVFGPEKLQAFKVFDDEQPGQISGRSFICVPLFRIFNLELRHQIRLAPDEYVAVSGDHPALGSWNLDKAVPLKEQDKDRTKWYLRIWICATQRFYYRYLIYSRNAQGKRILRRWEGQTVARMLQTYEMYRSPGLDIFGEAYPTSVGGGFSLERGWLQHEYVIELKFTWQDHLLIAGLASNTKYRLILTPLNLMDDTRIEVSRFSYNHSAFRSQSKHGVRYTQGSVVVFRIYQPLETYNAFRLSIYQGSKDIRLSVGEAYMFPEQFKGSRGILQVPILASLQAISIGELTLPYLVVQPMPKVEAGNLRASFHQYWPDNWPTLDVGYRGMGASYFQSSTSLTENTIESFMAVERAKGDMVQLDVQLTKDYVPVIWHGFGFYTSSKEQQIRDRFDLRYVLIRELTYSELKASRVFILKRWTLQEYTHLNVKDPSHNARIFPKLSEVYETLPKTLGLIVEIKWPQLMASGVLESSQTLNKNVYVDKTIQTSIQYGCGRPLIFASFDADICTMLRLKQHIFPVILMSIGDSRIWDPYMDLRAQSLQQAVNFAQSAEILGTAVHIDNFQGQHQLVNLGLDLHQAIFLWGNHMQDVHLLEQFRILDVTGLIYDHMDKVGPSSWKRSVFFRAPQLLELFGAQCVASGNSTSIPGAKPVKPTIWPKLR; this comes from the coding sequence ATGTATCGATCTTGCGTTGTCTTGAATGTGTTAAAATCAATTAGCATACTGTGgtggctgctggtgctgcagcTTCTGCCACCTTGTGGATCGTTTTTCAATGAATCGTCTGTTTTCGGCCCGGAGAAGCTGCAGGCCTTCAAAGTCTTCGACGACGAACAACCGGGCCAGATATCTGGTCGCAGCTTCATATGTGTTCCCTTGTTTCGGATCTTCAACCTGGAACTGAGGCATCAGATTCGTCTGGCGCCAGATGAGTATGTGGCTGTCAGTGGCGACCATCCGGCTCTGGGTTCCTGGAATCTGGACAAGGCGGTGCCCCTCAAGGAACAGGATAAAGACCGCACGAAATGGTACCTCCGGATATGGATATGTGCTACCCAGCGTTTCTACTACAGGTACTTGATCTACTCCAGAAATGCCCAGGGAAAGCGTATCCTGCGCAGGTGGGAGGGCCAGACAGTGGCTAGGATGCTGCAGACCTACGAAATGTACCGCTCTCCCGGTCTGGACATCTTTGGAGAAGCCTATCCCACTTCCGTCGGTGGAGGTTTCAGCCTGGAAAGAGGGTGGCTTCAGCACGAGTACGTCATCGAGCTGAAGTTCACCTGGCAGGATCACCTTTTAATAGCCGGCCTAGCCAGTAATACAAAGTATCGACTGATCTTAACGCCCCTGAACTTAATGGACGATACGCGTATAGAGGTCTCTAGATTCTCGTACAATCACTCAGCTTTCCGCTCGCAAAGTAAGCATGGAGTGCGTTACACCCAAGGATcggttgttgtttttcggATTTATCAACCTTTGGAAACCTACAATGCTTTCCGTTTATCCATTTACCAGGGATCTAAGGACATCCGGCTAAGCGTGGGAGAAGCCTACATGTTCCCCGAACAGTTTAAAGGAAGTCGCGGCATTCTACAGGTTCCTATCCTAGCCAGCCTGCAAGCCATTTCCATTGGAGAGCTAACCCTGCCCTACTTGGTGGTGCAGCCCATGCCCAAAGTCGAGGCTGGAAACCTAAGGGCCAGTTTCCATCAGTATTGGCCGGATAATTGGCCCACGTTGGATGTAGGGTACCGCGGCATGGGAGCCAGTTACTTTCAATCATCAACTAGTCTCACAGAAAACACCATTGAGAGCTTCATGGCAGTGGAAAGAGCCAAAGGTGATATGGTACAATTGGATGTGCAGCTCACCAAGGACTATGTTCCCGTGATTTGGCACGGCTTTGGCTTCTATACCTCCAGCAAAGAGCAACAAATAAGGGATCGTTTTGATCTCAGATATGTCTTGATTAGGGAGCTCACTTACTCGGAATTAAAAGCTAGtagggtttttattttaaaacgtTGGACGCTGCAGGAGTACACCCATCTTAACGTTAAAGACCCAAGTCACAACGCGAGAATCTTTCCCAAACTCTCGGAGGTTTACGAAACTCTGCCAAAAACCTTGGGCCTCATAGTGGAAATCAAGTGGCCACAACTAATGGCCTCGGGAGTTCTAGAATCGAGCCAGACACTAAATAAAAACGTCTATGTGGACAAGACCATACAGACCAGTATCCAGTATGGATGTGGTCGTCCTCTAATCTTCGCCAGCTTCGATGCGGATATCTGTACCATGCTGCGCCTTAAACAACACATCTTTCCCGTCATCCTGATGAGCATTGGCGATTCCCGTATCTGGGATCCTTATATGGATCTAAGAGCCCAAAGTCTCCAGCAGGCAGTTAACTTTGCCCAATCGGCAGAAATCCTGGGAACAGCCGTGCACATCGATAACTTTCAAGGGCAACACCAGCTGGTGAACCTCGGATTGGATCTCCATCAGGCTATCTTTTTGTGGGGCAACCATATGCAGGATGTCCATCTTTTGGAGCAGTTTCGGATCTTGGATGTCACGGGATTAATATACGATCACATGGATAAAGTGGGGCCTTCCAGCTGGAAGAGATCTGTATTTTTCCGAGCCCCTCAGCTCTTGGAGCTATTTGGAGCTCAGTGCGTGGCCAGCGGGAACTCAACGAGTATTCCGGGCGCCAAGCCTGTTAAACCTACTATTTGGCCAAAGTTGAGATAG
- the LOC108132793 gene encoding uncharacterized protein isoform X1 produces MRPNMAKCECHLLVIWLLGLALSLEDDNTYPVTWKCLYKEYPVDVEKIKGGWWVYACNPFKSRQCYFKELDLYWTRITMTDYAKYAVELHCSLPWMRQRMMIYTRMKEPSNETLAVVETYLKTVQLTFENFTIRNKPKNCYKDQVKKLQRWHIPKYMSQDFHPHYIKPLVVNENI; encoded by the exons ATGCGTCCTAACATGGCCAAATGCGAATGTCATTTGCTCGTCATCTGGCTTTTAGGGCTAGCATTGTCCCTTGAGGACGACAACACATATCCTGTGACATGGAAGTGCTTGTACAAAGAGTATCCagtggatgttgaaaag ATAAAGGGAGGCTGGTGGGTTTACGCTTGCAATCCGTTTAAATCAAGGCAGTGTTACTTTAAAGAGC TAGATCTCTATTGGACACGAATCACCATGACAGACTATGCCAAATATGCCGTGGAACTGCACTGCTCTTTGCCCTGGATGCGTCAACGCATGATGATCTATACTAGGATGAAGGAACCCTCCAATGAGACCTTGGCAGTTGTAGAGACCTACCTGAAAACCGTCCAACTGACTTTCGAAAACTTTACCATCagaaataaaccaaaaaactgCTATAAGGATCAGGTTAAGAAATTGCAGCGCTGGCACATCCCCAAGTACATGTCGCAGGACTTCCATCCGCATTATATCAAGCCCCTGGTGGTGAACGAAAATATCTGA
- the LOC108132765 gene encoding organic solute transporter alpha-like protein → MNASEDNQLLEASEPSSQDSSSENNLTLSLRAIPSVAEYYENMTAFVSLAIFVASLLTILNICIFSNTASRMCRHLSKPLLKPSIMMVALYPIISVAALVTILVPYSWFMCHTVMHVMFMVGGPVFRTLLFRYVISEQNYVKETGGEPVQLNTPPCCCCCFCLPMVVPTKAKLCISRYMVWQMPFWQGSIMLVMNILYYRDIKLYHQVMYFFIPFIVCSIVMGAWSLQITVRMITKLRGDYQLRKKMFCLQLVVMLCKLQYLLLYDQLDGIPMGGEYPINHTVYKQTIINILILVEMVLVSMMVQSAYRTPIQVQVDEVNKEKEITRI, encoded by the exons ATGAATGCAAGTGAGGATAATCAATTATTGGAGGCTTCAGAGCCCTCATCACAGGATTCGAGTTCAGAGAACAACCTCACATTAAGCCTGAGAGCTATTCCCTCCGTGGCTGAGTATTATGAAA ACATGACTGCCTTTGTTAGCTTGGCCATTTTTGTGGCCAGCTTGCTGACCATCCTGAACATCTGCATCTTCTCCAACACCGCCTCGAGAATGTGCCGGCACCTGAGCAAACCTCTTTTGAAACCATCGATCATGATGGTCGCCCTGTATCCCATCATCTCAGTGGCAGCGCTCGTGACCATCCTGGTTCCCTATTCCTGGTTCATGTGCCACACAGTGATGCATGTGATGTTCATGGTTGGTGGACCCGTGTTCCGTACTTTACTCTTCCGTTACGTGATCTCTGAGCAGAATTACGTAAAGGAGACGGGCGGAGAGCCGGTCCAGCTGAACACGCCcccttgttgctgctgctgcttctgtcTGCCCATGGTGGTGCCTACGAAGGCGAAGCTGTGCATCTCCCGGTACATGGTCTGGCAGATGCCCTTCTGGCAGGGATCTATTATGCTGGTGATGAACATTCTTTATTACCGTGACATCAAACTGTACCACCAGGTGATGTACTTTTTCATACCCTTCATTGTCTGTTCGATTGTGATGGGAGCGTGGTCGCTGCAAATCACGGTCCGGATGATCACCAAGCTCAGGGGGGACTATCAGCTGCGGAAAAAGATGTTCTGCCTCCAGTTGGTCGTGATGCTGTGCAAGCTGCAGTACCTGCTCCTCTACGACCAGTTGGATGGAATCCCCATGGGCGGGGAGTATCCCATCAATCACACTGTCTACAAACAAA CCATCATTAATATCCTAATTTTGGTGGAAATGGTATTGGTGTCCATGATGGTCCAAAGTGCCTACCGCACACCCATTCAGGTCCAGGTCGACGAGGTCAACAAGGAGAAGGAGATAACTCGCATCTGA
- the LOC108132595 gene encoding uncharacterized protein, translated as MALLLHLLLHCTTTLLIANALVLTGDEAKSKGGFPIPLGDDVDGVELPMEVEQEVVASSQHSMPPAWLFDAPPAPPPPPVSSSKHRSGSHKTILKHPASTNGFHKLSSHGHRSCSVEIVNQVPGICQSMPMGSACVTDDYMVIYTDGNCSTQ; from the coding sequence ATGGCCTTACTGTTGCATTTGCTGCTCCACTGCACCACCACCCTGCTGATTGCCAACGCCCTCGTGCTCACAGGAGATGAGGCCAAGTCCAAGGGGGGATTCCCCATTCCACTGGGCGACGATGTAGATGGCGTGGAGCTTCCCATGGAGGTGGAGCAGGAGGTGGTCGCCAGCAGTCAGCACTCAATGCCGCCAGCCTGGCTTTTCGATGCTCCACCAGCTCCCCCACCGCCACCAGTGTCGTCATCGAAACATCGAAGTGGCAGTCACAAGACTATTCTAAAGCACCCGGCCAGCACTAATGGATTCCACAAGCTATCCTCTCACGGACACCGATCCTGCTCCGTGGAGATCGTCAACCAAGTGCCGGGCATCTGCCAATCAATGCCCATGGGCAGTGCCTGCGTCACCGACGACTACATGGTCATCTACACCGATGGCAACTGCTCTACTCAGTAG